Proteins encoded within one genomic window of Saccharopolyspora pogona:
- a CDS encoding Lrp/AsnC family transcriptional regulator, whose translation MDALDQRIISQLVADARASYAEIGAKVGLSAPAVKRRVDKLLDLGVLQGFTAVVDPEALGWGTEAFVEVHCDGNVPAHRIRVGLEPLPEVVAAYTVSGQADAIVHLRAANIHHLEEAMERLRSVEFVSRTVSTVVLSRLMERQPQPE comes from the coding sequence ATGGATGCCTTGGACCAACGAATCATTTCGCAACTGGTCGCCGATGCCCGGGCGAGCTACGCGGAGATCGGCGCGAAGGTGGGCCTGTCCGCGCCCGCGGTGAAGCGGCGGGTGGACAAGCTGCTGGACCTGGGCGTGCTGCAGGGGTTCACCGCGGTCGTCGACCCGGAGGCGCTGGGCTGGGGAACGGAGGCATTCGTGGAGGTGCACTGCGATGGCAACGTCCCGGCGCACCGGATCCGCGTCGGGCTCGAACCGCTGCCGGAGGTGGTCGCGGCCTACACGGTGTCCGGGCAGGCCGACGCGATCGTGCACTTGCGGGCGGCGAACATCCATCACCTCGAAGAAGCGATGGAGCGCCTGCGCTCGGTGGAGTTCGTGAGCCGGACGGTGTCCACAGTGGTCCTCTCCCGACTCATGGAGCGCCAACCCCAGCCGGAGTGA
- the nuoL gene encoding NADH-quinone oxidoreductase subunit L, translated as MQQNAWLLVVFPALGALILLVAGRRANGWGHILGCATVIASFVYGVLLFSSIAGMPQGGQVRELHMFSWIPVNALQVDFGLRLDPLAMVFVLLITGVGSLIHIYSIGYMAHDQEGRTGRDNTERRRFFAYLNLFVAAMLVLVLGNSFVTLYLGWEGVGLASYLLIGFWQGRPSAAAAATKAFVMNRVGDVGLALAIFLLFANLGTTQYTEVFARAGELTPGVLLAITLLLLLGACGKSGQVPLQAWLPDAMEGPTPVSALIHAATMVTAGVYLIARSNPLFTLSPGGQLAVTIVGAVTLLVGCIIGCAYDDIKKVLAYSTVSQIGYMMLAVGLGPAGYALGIMHLLTHGFFKAGLFLGAGSVMHGMNDEVDMRKFGGLYRFMPITFATFGLGYLALIGFPFLSGYYSKDAIIEAAFGQEGWRGWVFGGAAMLGAAITAFYMTRLVLMTFFGEKRWEKLNAENAPGGANRAFHPHESPAVMTAPMIVLAVGSVAAGMFFAGGDRLVGFLAPSLGELHEAEHTAIPHAMIPVLTVALSALGVLIAWLVVGRKPVPVERPERVSPIVRAARADLGGNALNNFLAVRPTFGLARGLVTVDQKGVDGTVNGIAGFLGFSSGRLRRLQTGFVRSYALSMLFGGILVIAALMAVGIPT; from the coding sequence ATCCAGCAGAACGCCTGGCTGCTGGTCGTATTCCCCGCGCTGGGCGCGCTGATCCTGCTCGTCGCCGGACGCCGGGCCAACGGCTGGGGCCACATCCTCGGTTGCGCCACCGTGATCGCATCCTTCGTGTACGGGGTGCTGCTGTTCAGCTCCATCGCCGGGATGCCCCAGGGTGGCCAGGTGCGGGAACTGCACATGTTCTCGTGGATCCCGGTCAACGCCCTGCAGGTCGACTTCGGGCTCCGGCTCGATCCGCTGGCGATGGTGTTCGTGCTGCTGATCACCGGTGTGGGCTCGCTGATCCACATCTACTCGATCGGCTACATGGCGCACGACCAGGAAGGCCGCACCGGGCGGGACAACACCGAGCGCCGCCGGTTCTTCGCCTACCTCAACCTATTCGTCGCCGCGATGCTGGTCCTGGTGCTGGGCAACAGCTTCGTGACCCTGTACCTGGGTTGGGAAGGCGTCGGCCTCGCGTCGTACCTGCTGATCGGCTTCTGGCAGGGCCGCCCGTCGGCGGCCGCGGCGGCGACGAAGGCGTTCGTGATGAACCGGGTCGGCGACGTCGGCCTGGCGCTGGCGATCTTCCTGCTGTTCGCGAACCTCGGCACCACCCAGTACACCGAGGTCTTCGCCCGCGCCGGCGAGCTCACGCCGGGCGTGCTGCTGGCGATCACGCTGCTGCTGTTGCTGGGTGCCTGCGGCAAGTCCGGCCAGGTGCCGCTGCAGGCGTGGTTGCCGGACGCCATGGAAGGCCCGACCCCGGTGTCCGCGCTCATCCACGCCGCGACCATGGTCACCGCGGGCGTGTACCTGATCGCGCGGTCCAACCCGCTGTTCACGCTCTCGCCCGGGGGGCAGCTGGCGGTCACCATCGTCGGCGCCGTGACGCTGCTGGTCGGCTGCATCATCGGTTGCGCCTACGACGACATCAAGAAGGTCCTGGCGTACTCCACGGTCAGCCAGATCGGCTACATGATGCTGGCCGTCGGGCTCGGCCCGGCCGGGTACGCGCTGGGCATCATGCACCTGCTCACCCACGGCTTCTTCAAGGCCGGGCTGTTCCTCGGCGCCGGTTCGGTGATGCACGGCATGAACGACGAGGTCGACATGCGCAAGTTCGGCGGCCTCTACCGGTTCATGCCGATCACCTTCGCCACCTTCGGGCTCGGCTACCTGGCGCTGATCGGTTTCCCGTTCCTGTCCGGGTACTACTCGAAGGACGCGATCATCGAGGCGGCGTTCGGCCAGGAGGGCTGGCGCGGCTGGGTTTTCGGCGGCGCGGCGATGCTGGGCGCGGCGATCACCGCGTTCTACATGACCCGCCTGGTGCTGATGACGTTCTTCGGCGAGAAGCGCTGGGAGAAGCTGAATGCCGAGAACGCGCCCGGGGGCGCGAACAGAGCCTTCCACCCGCACGAGTCGCCCGCGGTGATGACCGCGCCGATGATCGTGCTGGCCGTCGGCTCGGTCGCGGCGGGCATGTTCTTCGCCGGCGGCGACCGGCTGGTCGGATTCCTCGCGCCGTCGCTCGGCGAACTGCACGAGGCCGAGCACACCGCGATCCCGCACGCGATGATCCCGGTGCTGACCGTCGCGCTCTCCGCGCTGGGCGTGCTGATCGCCTGGCTGGTGGTCGGGCGCAAGCCGGTTCCGGTGGAGCGCCCGGAGCGGGTGTCGCCGATCGTGCGCGCGGCCCGCGCGGACCTGGGCGGCAACGCGCTGAACAACTTCCTGGCGGTGCGGCCGACGTTCGGCCTGGCGCGGGGACTGGTCACTGTGGACCAGAAGGGCGTCGACGGCACTGTCAACGGCATCGCCGGGTTCCTCGGCTTCAGCTCCGGCCGCCTGCGCCGGCTGCAGACCGGCTTCGTCCGGTCCTACGCCCTGTCCATGCTCTTCGGCGGAATCCTGGTGATCGCCGCCCTGATGGCAGTGGGGATCCCGACATGA
- a CDS encoding polyprenyl synthetase family protein yields MSRPAGDPISELTMGGSGGFDIADEVLADSVRQGLARVERLLRESVRSDLEFATRTSLHLVDAGGKRFRPLFTLLAAQFGDPDAEGVIKSAAVVEMIHLATLYHDDVMDEATIRRGATSANARWDNSVAILTGDFLFARASRLIADLGSEAVRQMAGTFEALVTGQMRETVGVGPDEDAVEYYLTVIYEKTGSLIATAGRFGAWFSGVDEATIDSLERVGRILGTGFQISDDIIDIASPANESGKTPGTDLREGVRTLPMLYALADEDTSPRLRELLAGPLTVDAEVDEALELLRASNGLARTRATLDEFADDARKELASLPDVPAREALWMLVDYVVARTR; encoded by the coding sequence GTGAGCAGGCCAGCGGGTGACCCGATCAGTGAGCTGACCATGGGCGGATCGGGCGGGTTCGACATCGCCGATGAGGTGTTGGCCGACTCGGTGCGGCAAGGCTTGGCCCGGGTGGAGCGGCTGCTGCGCGAATCGGTGCGCAGCGACCTCGAGTTCGCCACTCGCACCTCACTGCACCTGGTGGATGCGGGAGGCAAGCGGTTCCGGCCGCTGTTCACGCTGCTCGCCGCGCAGTTCGGCGACCCCGATGCGGAAGGGGTGATCAAGTCCGCGGCGGTGGTCGAGATGATCCACCTCGCCACGCTCTACCACGACGACGTGATGGACGAAGCGACCATCCGGCGCGGCGCGACCAGCGCCAACGCCCGCTGGGACAACTCGGTCGCGATCCTGACCGGCGACTTCCTGTTCGCCCGCGCGTCCCGGCTGATCGCCGACCTCGGCAGCGAAGCGGTCCGGCAGATGGCGGGCACCTTCGAGGCGCTGGTCACCGGCCAGATGCGGGAGACGGTCGGGGTCGGTCCGGACGAGGACGCCGTCGAGTACTACCTCACGGTGATCTACGAGAAGACCGGTTCGCTGATCGCCACCGCCGGGCGGTTCGGCGCCTGGTTCTCCGGTGTGGACGAGGCGACGATCGACTCGCTGGAGCGGGTCGGCCGGATCCTGGGCACTGGTTTCCAGATCTCCGACGACATCATCGACATCGCCTCGCCGGCCAACGAGTCCGGCAAGACGCCGGGTACCGACCTCCGCGAGGGGGTACGGACGCTGCCGATGCTGTACGCGCTGGCCGACGAGGACACCTCCCCGAGACTGCGCGAACTGCTCGCCGGGCCGCTGACCGTGGACGCCGAGGTCGACGAGGCACTGGAGCTGCTGCGCGCGTCCAACGGGCTCGCGCGGACCCGCGCCACCCTGGACGAATTCGCCGACGACGCCCGCAAGGAGCTCGCCTCGCTGCCGGACGTCCCGGCCCGCGAAGCGTTGTGGATGCTGGTCGATTACGTGGTGGCGCGAACTCGCTGA
- a CDS encoding sunset domain-containing protein: protein MITWLFTQVWLWSLAAFALGALSTWLLFVRPLRRRLAEFTAPYPEDEYAYDQAGGYEGYEADEQTAGDAPFDLLRSTPQRREQPDEPEVGDWRRAPRAWVTPEQAKPARNDSDSEWFREWDKRVNAVGANRDAAAVQPRVPSAAEESAGNAQPPGKPAEWVTPGGAATPPTAGKRAGAKPRGAREPAGTAKPESAGGAATPQASAESVGTARKPAKTPLSAESAAATRKPASPQASAEPDTVVEPVVEPQVVGESAETVRTPAVTPAKEQPAEPATVWPDAEPETTESSARSPAEVVAAIAAEAAAGTPAKQAESSEPGNAERGADDATESRLSGQLRSLFEPVEPRSGGASETPYVPPVGADATQVIPKVGGGGAAEPPPLPRRTPGAGPRPGRAGGSGPMIKGHSASRQYHSPDSPAYGKIVADVWFRTPADAEIAGFEPWNGHRAT, encoded by the coding sequence GTGATCACCTGGCTGTTCACCCAGGTGTGGTTGTGGAGCCTCGCCGCGTTCGCGTTGGGGGCGCTGAGCACCTGGCTGCTCTTCGTCCGCCCGCTGCGACGCCGCCTGGCGGAATTCACCGCGCCCTACCCGGAGGACGAGTACGCGTACGACCAGGCGGGCGGCTATGAGGGCTACGAGGCGGACGAGCAGACCGCCGGTGACGCCCCGTTCGACCTGCTGCGCTCGACGCCACAACGCCGGGAACAGCCGGACGAGCCGGAGGTCGGCGACTGGAGGCGAGCCCCGCGGGCCTGGGTGACCCCGGAGCAGGCGAAGCCCGCACGCAACGACAGCGACAGCGAGTGGTTCCGCGAGTGGGACAAGCGTGTGAACGCAGTCGGAGCGAACCGCGACGCCGCCGCGGTGCAGCCGCGCGTCCCGTCGGCTGCGGAGGAGTCCGCGGGTAATGCGCAGCCGCCGGGAAAGCCCGCGGAATGGGTGACGCCTGGCGGGGCGGCGACGCCGCCCACGGCCGGGAAGCGCGCCGGGGCGAAGCCGCGGGGAGCCAGGGAGCCCGCCGGGACGGCGAAGCCTGAGTCGGCCGGTGGCGCGGCTACGCCGCAGGCTTCGGCGGAATCGGTTGGGACGGCACGGAAGCCTGCCAAGACCCCGCTATCGGCGGAGTCCGCTGCGGCCACCCGGAAACCCGCCTCGCCGCAGGCGTCGGCCGAGCCCGACACGGTTGTCGAACCGGTGGTGGAACCGCAGGTCGTCGGGGAGTCGGCCGAGACCGTGCGGACGCCCGCCGTGACGCCCGCCAAGGAGCAGCCTGCAGAACCCGCGACGGTGTGGCCGGACGCGGAACCCGAGACGACGGAGTCGTCGGCGAGGTCTCCAGCGGAAGTGGTCGCGGCGATCGCCGCGGAGGCCGCCGCCGGGACGCCTGCGAAGCAGGCGGAGTCTTCGGAGCCCGGGAACGCGGAGCGCGGAGCGGACGACGCGACGGAGTCGCGGTTGTCCGGGCAGCTGCGGTCGCTGTTCGAGCCGGTGGAGCCGCGAAGCGGCGGGGCGTCGGAGACGCCGTACGTGCCGCCGGTCGGAGCGGATGCGACGCAGGTGATCCCGAAGGTCGGGGGTGGTGGCGCGGCGGAGCCGCCGCCGCTGCCGCGGCGCACGCCCGGTGCCGGGCCGAGGCCCGGTCGGGCGGGCGGGTCGGGGCCGATGATCAAGGGGCACTCCGCTTCCAGGCAGTACCACAGCCCCGATTCGCCGGCTTACGGCAAGATCGTCGCCGACGTGTGGTTCCGCACTCCGGCCGACGCCGAGATCGCCGGCTTCGAACCCTGGAACGGCCACCGCGCCACCTGA
- a CDS encoding NADH-quinone oxidoreductase subunit M: MTLLLALILLPIVGSVVVVLLRGNAVVAKWTALGFSLTELLIAGAAWFAYDPAGPRLQLTSSVEWIPAFDIRLSLGVDGIALVMIAVIALLTPLVLGYSWGERLPAGRTHGGFFSLLLLEQALTVAVFAATDVFLFYVLFEIMLIPMYFLIGGYGGENRTYAAVKFFLYSFLGGLIMLASAIGAYVYSAQVTGRGTFDWASLVPVLSDAPTSVQVWLFLGFFTAFAIKAPLIPFHTWLPDAAQQAPIGVAVIVVGVLDKVGTFGFLRYSLPLTPEASKLLAPMVLVLAVIGVLYGSLQAFGQTDLKRFIAYVSIAHFGFIALGIFAFTSQAQVGAVSYMINHSIATGMLILVIGMVIVRGGSTRIADYGGMAKVAPLLAGTLLIAGLSTLSLPGTNSFISEFLVLVGAFQTQPVYTVFATIGMVLAAVYVLWLYQRTMQGPVRGDALLGTAGGPGAVTDPNKPGAHRLRVGDLGAREIAVLTPLIVLVLALGFYPKPVLDVINPSVAATMSEVGVTDPVTSQGGN; the protein is encoded by the coding sequence ATGACCCTGCTCCTCGCACTGATCCTGCTGCCGATCGTCGGGTCGGTGGTGGTGGTGCTGCTGCGCGGGAACGCGGTGGTGGCCAAGTGGACCGCGCTCGGGTTCTCCTTGACGGAGCTGCTGATCGCGGGCGCCGCGTGGTTCGCCTACGACCCGGCGGGACCGCGGCTGCAGCTCACCAGCTCGGTGGAGTGGATCCCGGCGTTCGACATCCGGCTCTCGCTCGGCGTGGACGGCATCGCGCTGGTGATGATCGCGGTGATCGCGCTGCTCACTCCGCTGGTGCTCGGCTACAGCTGGGGCGAGCGCCTGCCTGCCGGGCGCACCCACGGCGGCTTCTTCTCGCTGCTGCTGCTGGAGCAGGCCCTGACGGTTGCGGTGTTCGCCGCGACCGACGTGTTCCTGTTCTACGTGCTCTTCGAGATCATGCTGATCCCGATGTACTTCCTCATCGGCGGCTACGGCGGCGAGAACCGCACCTACGCCGCGGTGAAGTTCTTCCTGTACTCGTTCCTCGGCGGCCTGATCATGCTCGCCTCGGCGATCGGCGCGTACGTCTACAGCGCGCAGGTCACCGGGCGCGGCACCTTCGACTGGGCGTCGCTGGTGCCGGTGCTCTCCGACGCGCCGACCAGCGTGCAAGTGTGGCTGTTCCTCGGGTTCTTCACCGCGTTCGCCATCAAGGCCCCGCTGATCCCGTTCCACACCTGGCTGCCGGACGCGGCGCAGCAGGCACCGATCGGCGTCGCGGTGATCGTCGTCGGCGTGCTCGACAAGGTCGGCACCTTCGGCTTCCTGCGCTACAGCCTGCCGCTGACGCCGGAGGCGTCGAAGCTGCTCGCCCCGATGGTGCTGGTGCTCGCGGTGATCGGCGTGCTCTACGGCTCGCTGCAGGCTTTCGGCCAGACCGATCTCAAGCGCTTCATCGCCTACGTGTCGATCGCGCACTTCGGCTTCATCGCGCTGGGCATCTTCGCGTTCACCTCGCAGGCGCAGGTGGGCGCGGTGTCGTACATGATCAACCACAGCATTGCGACGGGCATGCTGATCCTGGTGATCGGCATGGTGATCGTGCGCGGCGGCTCCACCCGGATCGCCGACTACGGCGGCATGGCGAAGGTCGCGCCGCTGCTGGCCGGCACGCTGCTGATCGCCGGGCTGAGCACCCTGTCGCTGCCCGGCACGAACTCGTTCATCAGCGAGTTCCTGGTGCTGGTCGGTGCTTTCCAGACCCAGCCGGTGTACACGGTGTTCGCCACCATCGGCATGGTGCTGGCCGCCGTCTACGTGCTCTGGCTGTACCAGCGGACGATGCAGGGACCGGTGCGCGGTGACGCGCTGCTGGGCACCGCGGGCGGGCCGGGCGCGGTGACCGACCCGAACAAGCCGGGCGCGCACCGGCTGCGGGTTGGCGACCTCGGCGCCCGCGAGATCGCGGTGCTGACCCCGCTGATCGTGTTGGTGCTCGCGTTGGGCTTCTACCCGAAGCCGGTGTTGGACGTGATCAACCCGTCGGTCGCGGCAACCATGAGCGAGGTCGGCGTCACCGACCCCGTGACCTCGCAGGGAGGTAACTGA
- the nuoK gene encoding NADH-quinone oxidoreductase subunit NuoK — MTPTYYLLLSALLFTIGAVGVLVRRNAIVVFMCIELMLNAVNLTLVTFARIEGTVHGQVMAFFVMVVAAAEVVVGLAIIMSIFRTRRSASVDDANLLKY, encoded by the coding sequence GTGACCCCCACCTACTACCTGCTGCTGTCGGCGTTGCTGTTCACCATCGGTGCCGTCGGGGTCCTGGTGCGGCGCAACGCGATCGTGGTGTTCATGTGCATCGAGCTGATGCTCAACGCGGTCAACCTGACGCTGGTGACCTTCGCCCGCATCGAGGGGACGGTGCACGGGCAGGTCATGGCCTTCTTCGTGATGGTGGTCGCCGCGGCCGAGGTGGTGGTCGGCCTGGCCATCATCATGTCGATCTTCCGGACGCGTCGCTCGGCCTCGGTCGATGACGCCAACCTGCTGAAGTACTGA
- a CDS encoding NADH-quinone oxidoreductase subunit J — protein MTLEAAQFLAQAPSGVVGTGETVVFWVLGPLALVGGLGMVFARNAVHSALWLALTMLSLGVLYMVQSAPFLGFTQIIVYTGAIMMLFLFVLMMVGRDSSDSVVEVLRGQRLWAGLGGIGLAVLLVSGLARALTAVQPAAPLDPWTPAGGGAGGLGRLIFTDYLFPFELTSALLITAAVGAMVLAYGGKGRGPRLSQKERANARFRGDRPSPLPGPGVYATANSVAVPALLPDGSVAPESLSELLENLSTDRLGEERRAVAGKEPEPDPHALTGGHHEETSSMPEQNNSDLPHANGNGAGRTNGHESEHVSSEEVRQ, from the coding sequence ATGACCCTCGAAGCGGCGCAGTTCCTCGCGCAGGCGCCGAGCGGCGTGGTGGGCACCGGCGAGACGGTGGTCTTCTGGGTGCTCGGCCCGCTGGCGCTCGTCGGTGGGCTGGGCATGGTGTTCGCCCGCAACGCGGTCCACTCCGCGCTGTGGCTGGCGCTGACGATGCTGAGCCTCGGCGTGCTCTACATGGTGCAGAGCGCCCCGTTCCTGGGCTTCACCCAGATCATCGTCTACACCGGCGCGATCATGATGCTGTTCCTGTTCGTGCTGATGATGGTCGGCCGCGACTCTTCGGACTCGGTGGTCGAGGTGCTGCGCGGGCAGCGGCTGTGGGCCGGCCTCGGCGGCATCGGCCTGGCCGTGCTGCTGGTCTCCGGGCTGGCGCGGGCGCTGACCGCGGTGCAGCCCGCCGCGCCGCTGGACCCGTGGACCCCGGCCGGTGGCGGCGCGGGCGGCCTCGGGCGGCTGATCTTCACCGACTACCTGTTCCCGTTCGAGCTGACCTCGGCGCTGCTGATCACCGCCGCGGTGGGCGCGATGGTGCTGGCCTACGGCGGCAAGGGCCGCGGCCCGCGGTTGAGCCAGAAGGAGCGGGCCAACGCCCGGTTCCGCGGTGACCGCCCGTCGCCGCTGCCTGGCCCCGGCGTGTACGCGACGGCGAACTCCGTCGCCGTCCCGGCGCTGCTGCCGGACGGCTCGGTGGCGCCGGAATCGCTGTCGGAGCTGCTGGAGAACCTGTCCACGGATCGGCTCGGCGAGGAGCGGCGCGCGGTCGCCGGAAAGGAGCCGGAGCCCGATCCGCACGCGTTGACCGGCGGGCACCACGAGGAGACTTCCTCGATGCCCGAGCAGAACAACTCGGACCTCCCGCACGCCAACGGCAACGGGGCGGGCCGCACCAACGGCCACGAGTCCGAGCACGTCTCCTCCGAGGAGGTCCGGCAGTGA
- the nuoN gene encoding NADH-quinone oxidoreductase subunit NuoN: protein MTQLPGVQIPPIDYAAITPVLVILGAACLAILVEAFLPRHQRWSVQVGLSLAAIVIAGVALAGYARGGGTGVTTLSDSLAIDPPTLFLWGTLLALGLAAILMIADRSVEPGGAFVAESRATDGPGAMTRAAAGVAGMRTEVFPLALFSLGGMMVFCAANDLLTMFIALEVLSLPLYLMCGLAKRRRLLSQEAAVKYFLLGAFASAFFLYGLALLYGYAGSVKLQAIADATAGTERSDTLLFAGLGLLLVGLLFKASVGPFHTWTPDVYQGAPTAVTGFMAACTKVAAFGGILRVLQVAFHASSWEWRGVLWAVAIASMVIGVVLGLTQRDIKRMIAYSSVAHAGFMLIGSIAMTERGLAGTLFYLLTYGFTTIAVFGVISLVRRADGEATHLSDWAGLAKRSPLVAGVFTFLLFALAGIPLTSGFVGKFVVFEAALADGMAPLVVVALVASAVAAFFYLRVIVLMYFSEPAADGPTVSVPGAFTTAAITLGVVVTLLLGVLPTLALDWANVGGFVS, encoded by the coding sequence ATGACGCAGCTCCCGGGCGTGCAGATCCCGCCGATCGACTACGCGGCCATCACCCCGGTCCTGGTGATCCTCGGCGCGGCCTGCCTGGCGATCCTCGTCGAGGCGTTCCTGCCGCGGCATCAGCGCTGGTCGGTGCAGGTGGGCTTGAGTCTCGCGGCGATCGTGATCGCCGGGGTGGCGTTGGCGGGGTACGCCCGCGGCGGCGGTACGGGCGTGACCACGCTGTCCGACAGCCTCGCGATCGACCCGCCCACGCTGTTCCTGTGGGGCACCCTGCTCGCGCTCGGCCTGGCGGCGATCCTGATGATCGCGGACCGCTCGGTGGAGCCGGGCGGCGCCTTCGTCGCTGAGTCGCGGGCCACCGACGGGCCGGGCGCGATGACCCGCGCGGCCGCCGGGGTCGCGGGGATGCGCACCGAGGTCTTCCCGCTCGCGCTGTTCTCGCTCGGCGGGATGATGGTGTTCTGCGCGGCGAACGATCTGCTGACCATGTTCATCGCGCTCGAGGTGCTAAGCCTGCCGCTGTACCTGATGTGCGGGCTGGCCAAGCGGCGTCGCCTGCTGTCGCAGGAGGCGGCGGTCAAGTACTTCCTCCTCGGCGCGTTCGCCTCGGCGTTCTTCCTTTACGGCCTGGCCCTGCTCTACGGCTACGCAGGTTCGGTGAAGCTGCAGGCCATCGCGGACGCCACCGCCGGAACGGAGCGCTCGGACACGCTGCTGTTCGCCGGGCTCGGGCTGCTGCTGGTGGGCCTGCTGTTCAAGGCCTCGGTCGGCCCGTTCCACACCTGGACCCCGGACGTCTACCAGGGCGCCCCGACCGCGGTCACCGGCTTCATGGCGGCCTGCACCAAGGTCGCCGCGTTCGGCGGGATCCTGCGGGTGCTGCAGGTCGCGTTCCACGCGTCCAGCTGGGAGTGGCGCGGCGTGTTGTGGGCCGTGGCGATCGCGTCGATGGTCATTGGCGTGGTGCTCGGCCTGACGCAGCGCGACATCAAGCGGATGATCGCCTACTCGTCCGTCGCGCACGCCGGGTTCATGTTGATCGGATCGATCGCGATGACCGAGCGTGGGCTGGCCGGCACGCTGTTCTACCTGCTGACCTACGGGTTCACCACGATCGCCGTGTTCGGCGTGATCAGCCTCGTGCGCAGGGCCGACGGTGAGGCAACTCACCTTTCGGACTGGGCCGGATTGGCGAAGCGTTCACCGCTGGTCGCCGGGGTCTTCACCTTCCTGCTGTTCGCCCTCGCCGGCATCCCGCTGACGAGCGGTTTCGTCGGGAAGTTCGTGGTCTTCGAGGCGGCGCTGGCGGATGGCATGGCCCCGCTGGTGGTGGTGGCCCTGGTGGCCAGTGCGGTTGCCGCCTTCTTCTACCTTCGTGTCATCGTGCTGATGTACTTCAGCGAACCGGCCGCGGACGGCCCCACCGTCAGCGTGCCGGGTGCGTTCACGACAGCGGCGATCACGCTCGGTGTGGTCGTGACGCTGTTGCTGGGCGTGCTGCCGACTTTGGCGCTGGACTGGGCGAACGTCGGTGGCTTCGTGTCGTAG
- the nuoI gene encoding NADH-quinone oxidoreductase subunit NuoI has translation MGMFDPIKGFGVTFSTMFKKVVTEEYPEVKKIPAPRFHGRHQLNRHPDGLEKCVGCELCAWACPADAIFVEGGNNTDEARFSPGERYGKDYQINYLRCIGCGLCIEACPTRALTMTNEYETADDNRQDLIYTKEDLLAPLLPGMEQPPHPMRLGNDEQDYYVRGPELARQRGIPAEETVESGHEEAGR, from the coding sequence ATGGGAATGTTTGATCCGATCAAGGGCTTCGGCGTCACCTTCTCGACCATGTTCAAGAAGGTCGTCACCGAGGAGTACCCCGAGGTCAAGAAGATCCCGGCGCCCCGGTTCCACGGCCGCCACCAGCTCAACCGGCATCCGGACGGGCTGGAGAAGTGCGTCGGCTGTGAGCTGTGCGCCTGGGCGTGCCCGGCCGACGCGATCTTCGTGGAGGGCGGGAACAACACCGACGAGGCCCGGTTCTCGCCCGGTGAGCGCTACGGCAAGGACTACCAGATCAACTACCTGCGCTGCATCGGCTGCGGGTTGTGCATCGAGGCCTGCCCGACGCGCGCGCTGACGATGACCAACGAGTACGAAACCGCCGACGACAACCGCCAGGACCTGATCTACACCAAGGAGGACCTGCTGGCGCCGCTGCTGCCCGGCATGGAGCAGCCGCCGCACCCGATGCGGCTGGGCAACGACGAGCAGGACTACTACGTGCGTGGTCCCGAGTTGGCCCGGCAGCGGGGGATTCCGGCGGAGGAGACGGTCGAGTCCGGGCATGAGGAGGCCGGGAGATGA
- the ddaH gene encoding dimethylargininase: MLAPLQATTRHYVMCAPKYFTVEYSINPWMDPGTPVDADLAMAQWEELKRTYERLGHVVEVVEPQPGLPDMVFAANSAIVIDDRVLGARFRAPQRAAEAEHFRRWFVTRGYRNLVMPSRINEAEGDFAWTGRVLLAGSGFRTDPEAHAEAQEVLGVPVVSLRLVDPRYYHLDTALFVLERGERAQVAYLPEAFSAGSRRVLERMFPDAVIADAADAACLGLNGVSDGRHVVLPLEATGLAAQLAGRGYEPILLDVSELRKSGGGPKCCTMELHA, from the coding sequence ATGCTCGCGCCGCTGCAGGCCACCACGCGGCACTACGTGATGTGCGCGCCCAAGTACTTCACCGTCGAGTATTCGATCAACCCGTGGATGGATCCCGGTACGCCGGTGGACGCCGACCTGGCGATGGCCCAGTGGGAGGAGCTGAAGCGCACGTACGAGCGGCTCGGGCACGTCGTCGAGGTGGTCGAACCGCAGCCCGGCCTGCCCGACATGGTGTTCGCCGCCAACTCGGCGATCGTGATCGACGACCGGGTGCTGGGCGCCCGGTTCCGGGCTCCGCAGCGGGCCGCCGAGGCCGAGCACTTCCGGCGCTGGTTCGTCACCCGCGGCTACCGGAATCTGGTGATGCCGTCCCGGATCAACGAGGCCGAGGGCGACTTCGCCTGGACCGGCCGGGTGCTGCTGGCCGGCAGCGGGTTCCGCACCGACCCCGAGGCGCACGCCGAGGCCCAGGAGGTGCTCGGGGTGCCCGTGGTGTCGCTGCGGCTGGTCGACCCACGCTACTACCACCTGGACACCGCGCTGTTCGTGCTGGAACGCGGCGAGCGGGCGCAGGTCGCATACCTCCCGGAGGCGTTCTCGGCCGGGTCGCGCCGCGTGCTGGAGCGGATGTTCCCGGACGCCGTGATCGCCGACGCGGCCGACGCCGCCTGCCTCGGCCTGAACGGGGTCTCCGACGGTCGCCACGTGGTGCTGCCGCTGGAGGCGACCGGGCTCGCCGCGCAGCTGGCCGGCCGCGGCTACGAGCCGATCCTGCTGGACGTCTCCGAGCTCCGGAAGTCCGGTGGCGGGCCGAAGTGCTGCACGATGGAACTGCACGCCTGA